The proteins below are encoded in one region of Desulfobacterales bacterium:
- the panB gene encoding 3-methyl-2-oxobutanoate hydroxymethyltransferase gives MTSAITIQTLFEMKQKNEKIAELTAYDHPFAKMADEAGIHIILVGDSLGNVIQGEPHTLGVTMDEMVYHTRLVSRAAETALVVADMPFMSYQISTKDAIANAGRFLKETGAAAVKLEGGASVSHIIRALTEAGIPVQAHIGLLPQSVHQMGGYRVQRDEDRLLADAGEVEAAGAFSVVLEGIPAAISAKITGNLNIPTIGIGAGPDCDGQVLVMHDLLGIRTGRLPKFVKQYANLRESAISGIQAYVREVQEGSFPSDTHSYK, from the coding sequence ATGACTTCCGCGATTACTATCCAAACGCTTTTTGAAATGAAGCAGAAAAATGAAAAAATCGCTGAACTGACCGCCTATGATCATCCGTTTGCCAAAATGGCCGATGAGGCGGGCATCCATATCATACTGGTCGGAGATTCCCTGGGCAACGTGATTCAGGGTGAACCCCATACCCTGGGGGTCACCATGGATGAAATGGTCTATCACACCCGGCTTGTGAGCCGGGCGGCGGAAACGGCCCTTGTGGTGGCGGATATGCCGTTTATGTCTTATCAGATCTCAACCAAAGATGCCATCGCCAATGCCGGCCGGTTTTTAAAGGAAACCGGCGCGGCTGCGGTCAAACTGGAAGGCGGGGCCTCGGTCAGCCATATAATTCGCGCCCTTACAGAAGCAGGCATTCCGGTTCAGGCCCATATCGGCCTTTTGCCCCAATCCGTTCACCAAATGGGCGGATACCGGGTCCAGCGGGACGAAGACCGGCTGCTGGCCGATGCCGGAGAAGTCGAGGCGGCGGGAGCTTTTTCCGTGGTCCTGGAAGGAATTCCGGCGGCCATCTCGGCCAAAATCACCGGGAATTTGAATATTCCGACCATCGGTATCGGCGCCGGCCCGGACTGTGACGGACAGGTCCTTGTGATGCATGACCTTCTGGGCATCCGGACCGGGCGGCTGCCCAAATTCGTCAAGCAGTATGCCAATCTGAGGGAATCGGCCATTTCCGGAATCCAGGCCTATGTGCGGGAAGTTCAGGAAGGCAGTTTTCCCTCGGACACGCATTCATACAAATGA